The Pirellulales bacterium genome includes a window with the following:
- a CDS encoding FeoA domain-containing protein encodes MDDCIPLQCLEVGRGGAVTAIVGHQDTVHRLDEIGLRQGSEVEMVQSGSPCIVRVNGQRLCLRADELLRVLVRPGVLA; translated from the coding sequence GTGGATGATTGCATTCCCTTGCAGTGTCTCGAGGTAGGACGCGGCGGCGCCGTAACGGCGATCGTCGGCCATCAAGATACCGTGCATCGACTCGACGAAATCGGATTGCGCCAAGGGAGCGAAGTCGAGATGGTGCAATCCGGAAGTCCGTGCATCGTGCGCGTTAACGGCCAGCGATTGTGCTTGCGCGCCGACGAGTTGCTGCGCGTCCTGGTGCGACCCGGAGTGCTGGCGTGA
- a CDS encoding DUF2130 domain-containing protein produces the protein MTEPTITCPNCKTEIKLTESLAAPLIESTRQRYERQLTAKDAEVAVREAALREQQAGIEKARATIDEQVETKLTAERHRIVDEESKKARRLLSADLEKQATELTALQEVLADRDVKLAAAQKDQAELLRKQRELDDARREMDLTIEKKVQESLLAVRDKARLEAEEGLKLKVAEKDELIAAMQRQVEELKRRAEQGSQQLQGEVQELELETLLRSTFPLDSIEPVAKGEHGGDVIHRVVSPAGQPCGTILWESKRTKNWSDGWLAKLREDQRAAKAEIALIVTQALPKEIETFNIVDGVWVAAHRFAVPVAIALRYSLIELAAARQAGEGQQSKMELVYQYLTGPRFRHRIEAIAEKFTDMNADLEKERTMMTRLWAKRANQIRAVLDATAGMYGDLQGIAGRSLQEIDGLDVKLIEAEVNGDHP, from the coding sequence ATGACCGAACCAACGATCACGTGTCCCAATTGCAAGACCGAGATCAAGCTCACCGAATCGCTGGCGGCGCCGCTGATCGAGTCGACGCGGCAACGTTACGAGCGCCAGTTGACGGCCAAAGACGCCGAGGTGGCCGTTCGCGAGGCCGCACTGCGCGAGCAACAAGCCGGCATCGAAAAGGCCCGCGCCACCATTGACGAACAGGTGGAAACCAAGCTCACGGCCGAGCGCCACAGAATCGTCGATGAAGAATCGAAGAAGGCCCGCCGCCTGCTGTCGGCCGATCTAGAAAAGCAAGCTACCGAGTTGACCGCCCTGCAAGAGGTGCTGGCCGATCGCGACGTCAAGCTCGCCGCGGCGCAGAAGGACCAGGCCGAGTTATTGCGCAAACAACGCGAACTGGACGATGCCCGCCGCGAGATGGATCTGACCATCGAGAAAAAAGTGCAAGAATCGCTCCTTGCCGTGCGCGACAAGGCCCGGCTCGAGGCTGAAGAAGGTCTCAAGCTCAAAGTCGCGGAAAAAGACGAATTGATCGCCGCCATGCAACGGCAGGTCGAGGAGCTCAAGCGACGCGCCGAACAGGGATCGCAACAATTGCAGGGCGAGGTCCAGGAACTCGAGCTCGAAACCCTGTTGCGTTCCACGTTCCCTCTGGATTCGATCGAGCCGGTCGCCAAGGGAGAGCACGGTGGCGACGTCATTCACCGCGTGGTCAGTCCTGCAGGGCAGCCGTGCGGCACCATCCTGTGGGAATCGAAACGGACGAAGAACTGGAGCGACGGCTGGCTGGCCAAATTGCGAGAAGACCAACGCGCTGCGAAGGCCGAGATCGCGCTGATCGTCACCCAAGCGCTCCCCAAAGAAATCGAGACGTTCAACATCGTCGACGGTGTGTGGGTCGCCGCGCACCGCTTCGCCGTGCCGGTGGCGATCGCGCTGCGCTATTCGCTGATCGAATTGGCCGCGGCCCGGCAGGCGGGCGAAGGACAACAATCCAAGATGGAGCTCGTCTATCAGTATCTGACAGGTCCGCGGTTCCGCCATCGCATCGAGGCAATCGCAGAAAAGTTCACCGACATGAATGCGGATCTAGAGAAAGAGCGCACGATGATGACGCGTCTCTGGGCAAAACGAGCAAACCAAATCCGCGCTGTTCTGGACGCCACCGCCGGAATGTATGGCGATCTGCAAGGCATCGCCGGCCGCTCGCTGCAAGAGATCGACGGACTCGATGTAAAATTGATCGAAGCCGAGGTCAACGGCGATCATCCCTAG
- a CDS encoding ferrous iron transport protein A: protein MNRLAELKIGYRGRVVRIIGDDEIALRLLEMGVTPGVDIELLGTAPLGDPLEFEVRGYHLSIRKSEAHRVEIESL from the coding sequence GTGAATCGCCTGGCAGAGCTCAAGATTGGCTACCGTGGGCGCGTGGTCCGCATCATCGGGGACGATGAGATCGCCTTGCGACTCTTGGAGATGGGGGTGACGCCAGGGGTAGACATCGAACTGCTCGGCACGGCGCCGTTGGGGGATCCGCTCGAGTTCGAGGTGCGAGGCTATCATTTGAGTATCCGCAAGAGCGAAGCCCACCGCGTCGAGATCGAGTCTCTTTAA
- the feoB gene encoding ferrous iron transport protein B — translation MTSTAPTSVCVALVGNPNTGKSTLFNALAGVRQRVGNYPGVTVEKKIGHLTHGGRTFTLIDLPGTYSLAPRSPDEMVAVDVLLGRRDDAPTPEVVLCIVDASNLQRNLYVVSQVLDLGLPTVLALNMVDVARQRGMSVDVGRLSRNLGIPVVELQANRRRGVNQLKDALVAAAGQGSEQRLSPFPEPFRQEVAALCERLDKHAVPGTNAAAGDGKASMPRYLVERLLLDTTGYLEDEMLRHDGPGLRDAIRDARTRLATAGCQVPAIEAVARYGWVNETLQDVVTRPASRAVTFGDRLDRVLTHRVWGSLIFLLMMVVVFQSVFSWAAPAQDFIDAGVARVATVIEGHLEEGALRSLLVDGVIGGVGGVLAFLPQIFILFFFIALLEDCGYMARAAYLMDKLMVRVGLSGKSFIPLLSSFACAIPGVMATRTIENRRDRLTTILIAPLMSCSARLPVYALLIAAFIPERSFLGGLLSLQGLTLTAMYLIGIVAATIVALVLKKTLLRGPTPPFVMELPSYKLPDPTVVAHRVLERGWSFVRRAGTLIVAVAVVVWASLYYPHDPSVEAPFVDSRAQLTAQLDNLPYDDPRRDSVEEQLAQVDHKIAGAYQEQSILGRIGHAIEPAVRPLGWDWRIGCAAIASFPAREVVVATLGIIYNLGDIDVADPDASGLNNALQEATWEGTDRKVFNVPVALSLMVFFALCAQCAATLVIIKRETDSWRWPAFTFGYMTALAYVGALVTYQVGMLLS, via the coding sequence ATGACTTCCACTGCCCCAACGTCGGTCTGTGTCGCACTGGTCGGAAATCCCAACACCGGCAAGTCGACCCTCTTCAATGCGCTGGCCGGCGTGCGGCAGCGCGTGGGCAACTACCCGGGCGTGACCGTCGAGAAGAAGATCGGCCACCTAACGCACGGCGGCCGTACGTTCACGCTGATCGATCTACCCGGCACGTACAGTTTGGCGCCGCGATCGCCCGATGAAATGGTGGCAGTCGACGTGCTGCTGGGACGCCGCGACGACGCCCCCACGCCCGAAGTCGTGCTGTGCATTGTCGACGCCAGCAATCTGCAGCGGAATTTGTACGTGGTCAGCCAGGTGCTGGATCTGGGTTTGCCCACGGTACTGGCGCTGAACATGGTCGACGTGGCGCGGCAGCGCGGTATGTCGGTCGACGTCGGCCGGCTGTCGCGGAACCTGGGCATTCCGGTCGTCGAATTGCAGGCCAATCGGCGGCGCGGCGTGAACCAATTAAAAGACGCGCTGGTTGCTGCGGCCGGGCAGGGGAGCGAGCAGCGCTTGAGTCCATTCCCTGAGCCTTTTCGCCAGGAAGTGGCAGCTTTGTGCGAGCGCCTGGATAAACATGCAGTTCCCGGTACCAATGCCGCAGCCGGTGATGGCAAGGCGTCCATGCCGCGTTATCTGGTCGAACGCTTGCTCTTGGACACAACGGGTTACTTGGAAGACGAGATGTTGCGTCACGATGGTCCGGGCTTGCGCGATGCGATTCGCGACGCCCGGACCCGCCTGGCGACCGCCGGTTGCCAGGTGCCCGCCATCGAGGCCGTGGCCCGTTACGGATGGGTAAATGAAACGTTGCAAGACGTCGTCACGCGACCTGCATCGCGCGCCGTGACCTTCGGTGATCGGCTGGACCGAGTACTGACGCATCGCGTTTGGGGTTCGCTCATTTTCTTGTTGATGATGGTGGTGGTATTTCAGTCGGTGTTTTCCTGGGCCGCGCCTGCGCAGGACTTTATCGATGCGGGCGTCGCGCGGGTCGCAACTGTGATCGAGGGGCATCTCGAGGAAGGGGCGCTGCGCAGCTTGTTGGTTGATGGCGTCATCGGCGGTGTCGGCGGCGTGCTTGCCTTCTTACCGCAGATCTTCATCCTGTTTTTCTTCATCGCGCTGTTGGAAGATTGCGGTTACATGGCCCGGGCCGCGTACCTGATGGACAAGCTGATGGTCCGCGTGGGTCTGAGCGGCAAGTCGTTCATTCCGCTATTGTCTTCGTTCGCTTGCGCCATTCCCGGCGTGATGGCCACACGCACGATCGAGAATCGTCGCGATCGCTTGACCACGATCCTGATCGCGCCGCTGATGAGCTGCAGCGCGCGGTTGCCCGTCTATGCACTATTGATCGCCGCGTTTATCCCCGAGCGGAGTTTTTTGGGCGGCCTGCTGAGCTTGCAGGGATTGACCCTGACCGCGATGTATCTGATTGGTATCGTGGCCGCCACGATTGTGGCGCTGGTGTTGAAGAAGACATTGCTGCGCGGGCCGACGCCGCCGTTTGTGATGGAGTTGCCCAGCTACAAGCTGCCAGACCCAACGGTGGTCGCGCATCGAGTGCTGGAACGAGGCTGGTCGTTCGTGCGACGGGCCGGAACTTTGATCGTGGCGGTGGCCGTCGTGGTTTGGGCCAGCTTGTACTATCCGCACGATCCGTCGGTCGAAGCTCCCTTTGTCGACAGTCGGGCGCAGCTCACTGCGCAGCTAGATAACCTGCCGTATGACGATCCGCGGCGCGATTCGGTCGAGGAGCAATTAGCTCAGGTCGATCACAAGATCGCCGGCGCCTATCAAGAGCAAAGCATCCTGGGCCGGATCGGCCACGCTATCGAGCCGGCCGTGCGGCCGCTGGGGTGGGATTGGCGAATCGGCTGTGCCGCGATCGCTTCGTTCCCGGCCCGCGAAGTAGTCGTCGCGACGTTGGGGATCATCTATAATTTAGGAGACATCGACGTGGCCGATCCCGACGCATCGGGCCTGAACAATGCCTTGCAAGAGGCCACGTGGGAGGGAACGGACCGCAAAGTGTTCAACGTGCCGGTCGCCTTGTCGCTGATGGTCTTTTTCGCGCTGTGCGCACAGTGCGCCGCGACACTGGTCATCATCAAGCGTGAAACCGACAGTTGGCGCTGGCCGGCGTTCACGTTCGGATATATGACGGCGCTCGCCTATGTAGGTGCTCTGGTGACTTACCAGGTGGGAATGCTTCTTTCTTGA
- a CDS encoding cupin domain-containing protein gives MSTHTSFLRRDPAEVKPWAETCGQIHCLVEESDGAAAEVHHVEIHDAKLHYHARTDEFYYIIDGEGTMILDDEVIELHKGVVVYVPRGVKHKAVGRLTVLTVCIPRGVLSDIHELE, from the coding sequence ATGAGCACGCACACCTCTTTCTTGCGACGCGATCCGGCCGAGGTAAAGCCGTGGGCCGAGACATGCGGTCAGATCCACTGCCTCGTGGAAGAGAGCGATGGGGCCGCCGCCGAAGTGCATCACGTCGAGATTCACGACGCCAAGCTGCACTATCACGCCCGCACCGATGAGTTTTATTACATCATCGACGGCGAAGGGACGATGATCCTCGACGACGAAGTAATCGAGTTGCACAAAGGGGTCGTCGTGTACGTCCCGCGCGGCGTCAAGCACAAGGCCGTCGGCAGATTGACCGTGCTCACGGTCTGCATTCCTCGCGGCGTCCTTTCGGACATCCACGAGCTGGAGTGA
- a CDS encoding ABC transporter permease, giving the protein MQQLLTAIGGPIFGKELIETARRKRYFVNRMLYASALLIVVSLVWVNASYLWHGGTTIREMAQFAHEVFLAVSIVEYGAIWFFVPVFVCGLIAAEREAQTLDLLLTSQLSDREIVIGKLCSRLAIVVQILLSTLPVVCLVGMFGGIEASSIGQTLMSMLLAMLYAGAFSIYFSSTSRSPVGALVRTYWWLAVLLIGLPICTGGLLDLLGVLRNSRFLVLVVGQVFFNPLATLTVTLNPLFARQLRGYLGEWYYAPMYIIPTLLSVALVWRAIARLRVDPCKLLLSRLGSWLLHRYAPGVVRRRARRVTSRATRAERWLGLTTIANPVWLRARLARVYDREGYIGRIQWMGWAVAVAFVVLLALLNPRELHRDDPAFGMLIPTWFALGLLTTIFAASSLVNDRRRGFFDLVLVTTLEPREIVDGTWLAVWQHVRSTWWLAVIFTGLFTVTGSIVPRMALVSLVTGTLFCATIISCGVMTSLAATRLPQSLVPTFLLTMVTTVGTGLMVGFCRQWSGPIAWTLAAALLLGTIAWRRRNLSPGAIGATFIAVHLALVFVATAPAFDGRNEALPLGLCNPAPMVIGVLGEKHDLGNLFCWRRNGAPPLDTTWYVLAYWLAMVDTILWSRYWTLANFDRLTGRVGLHNTAGRMTPPRHERRRPAEAMQTVA; this is encoded by the coding sequence ATGCAACAACTGCTGACGGCCATCGGCGGACCGATCTTCGGCAAGGAGTTGATCGAGACGGCGCGCCGCAAGCGATACTTCGTCAATCGCATGTTGTACGCGTCGGCACTGTTGATCGTGGTGTCCCTGGTCTGGGTGAACGCCAGCTACCTGTGGCACGGTGGCACCACGATTCGCGAGATGGCGCAGTTCGCCCACGAGGTCTTCCTGGCCGTGAGCATTGTCGAATACGGGGCCATCTGGTTTTTTGTCCCCGTTTTTGTGTGCGGGCTGATCGCCGCCGAGCGCGAGGCGCAAACGCTCGACCTGTTGTTGACGTCGCAATTGAGCGACCGCGAGATCGTAATTGGCAAACTCTGCAGCCGGCTGGCGATCGTCGTGCAGATTTTGCTGTCGACATTGCCCGTGGTGTGCCTGGTGGGAATGTTCGGCGGCATCGAAGCCAGCAGCATAGGGCAAACGCTCATGTCCATGCTGCTCGCCATGCTTTATGCCGGCGCGTTTTCGATCTATTTTTCCTCGACCAGTCGCAGCCCTGTGGGGGCGCTCGTGCGGACGTACTGGTGGCTGGCCGTTTTGTTGATCGGATTGCCTATCTGTACGGGAGGGTTGCTAGACCTGCTGGGGGTTTTACGAAACAGTCGTTTTTTGGTCCTCGTTGTCGGCCAGGTATTTTTCAATCCGCTGGCAACCTTGACCGTAACGCTAAATCCTTTATTCGCCCGGCAATTGCGCGGTTATCTCGGAGAGTGGTACTACGCGCCGATGTACATCATTCCTACGCTGCTGAGTGTAGCATTAGTTTGGCGGGCGATCGCGCGACTGCGCGTTGACCCTTGCAAACTTCTCCTATCGCGGCTGGGAAGCTGGCTTTTGCACCGGTATGCCCCGGGCGTAGTGCGCCGGCGGGCACGTCGCGTTACATCGCGTGCCACCCGCGCCGAGCGGTGGCTAGGTCTGACTACGATTGCCAATCCTGTTTGGCTCCGCGCGCGGCTGGCACGCGTCTACGATCGTGAGGGCTACATCGGCCGCATTCAATGGATGGGTTGGGCGGTGGCGGTCGCCTTTGTCGTTCTGTTGGCACTGTTAAACCCGCGCGAATTGCATCGCGACGACCCGGCCTTTGGAATGTTGATTCCCACCTGGTTCGCGCTCGGATTACTGACGACGATCTTTGCCGCCAGTTCGCTTGTGAATGATCGCCGTCGCGGCTTCTTCGACCTGGTGCTGGTCACCACGCTGGAGCCACGCGAGATCGTCGATGGCACGTGGCTGGCCGTTTGGCAACATGTACGCAGTACCTGGTGGCTGGCGGTGATATTTACCGGTTTGTTCACGGTCACCGGCAGTATCGTGCCGCGCATGGCGCTGGTATCGCTAGTCACAGGGACTCTGTTTTGTGCCACGATCATTAGTTGCGGTGTGATGACTTCGCTTGCCGCCACGCGGCTGCCGCAGTCGCTCGTACCGACATTCTTGCTCACGATGGTGACGACAGTTGGAACGGGTTTGATGGTCGGGTTCTGCCGTCAATGGTCAGGACCGATAGCATGGACTCTCGCGGCGGCCCTCCTCCTGGGGACGATTGCCTGGCGGCGGCGTAACCTGTCTCCTGGGGCGATCGGCGCAACTTTCATCGCCGTGCATCTGGCGCTGGTGTTCGTGGCTACCGCACCGGCCTTTGATGGGCGCAATGAGGCGCTACCACTGGGCTTGTGCAATCCAGCGCCGATGGTGATCGGCGTGCTGGGCGAAAAGCATGACCTTGGCAACCTGTTTTGTTGGCGTCGTAATGGGGCACCGCCCCTGGATACCACCTGGTACGTGCTCGCCTATTGGCTGGCCATGGTGGATACTATTTTGTGGTCGCGGTATTGGACGCTGGCAAATTTCGACCGCCTGACCGGCCGGGTCGGGCTGCACAATACGGCTGGCCGCATGACGCCGCCACGTCACGAGCGCCGGCGGCCGGCAGAGGCCATGCAAACGGTCGCCTAA
- a CDS encoding VCBS repeat-containing protein, with product MKIHANAFRRARRLQLLFALGVACALTVFVARLLADEATVPGAAAGNLTRLKYNNPGLVVDLGVGLWAWPVPCDADGDGDFDLIVSCPDKPSNGIWLFENTTGDTVREKFPVFQPARRLSKAVHYVMPSFVDGRLRVLTPGNEYPDFLRTGLEKPVALNVPLPIHTPRGTAPQARGSKIRHNQWRYTDYDGDGAVDLVVGIEDWSDYGWDDAWDAKGKWQNGPLHGFVYRLRNTGTTAAPNYAAPAMVLSDGKPVDAFGCPTPNFEDFDGDGDLDLLCGEFLDGFTYFENVGTRSAPRYAAGRRLVTRDGTALTMDLQMIVPVAFDWDRDGDIDLVVGDEDGRVALVENSGGRTADGTPIFLPPRYFQQVADELKCGALATPVGFDWDGDGDTDIVSGNTAGYLEWFANLSGPRAAAPRWSAPRRLKVEGKPYRVMAGPNGSIQGPAEAKWGYTTLSVADWDMDDRPDIVLNSIWGRVEWLRNEGAIGTPNLKAAQSVAVAWPGLPPKPAWTWWTPRSDELVTQWRTTPVVFDFDGDGLTDLAMLDSEGYLALFRRARRDGKPILLPPERVFVDEQDRPLRLNDRRAGGSGRRKLCVTDWNGDGRFDFLINSTSADVLLQLESPLGRFRFRNSGSLVAENIEGHDVSPTVVDFDGDDVPDFLGGAEDGHFYYLKNPRSIEK from the coding sequence TTGAAAATTCACGCCAATGCTTTCCGTCGCGCGCGTCGATTGCAATTGCTCTTCGCACTGGGCGTCGCCTGCGCTCTGACCGTCTTCGTTGCACGGTTATTGGCCGATGAAGCCACTGTGCCCGGTGCCGCGGCCGGAAACCTGACGCGCCTCAAATACAACAACCCAGGTTTAGTTGTCGATTTAGGCGTAGGGCTGTGGGCCTGGCCGGTGCCATGCGATGCAGATGGTGATGGCGATTTCGATTTGATCGTTTCTTGCCCAGACAAGCCATCCAACGGCATCTGGTTGTTCGAGAACACGACGGGCGACACGGTGCGCGAGAAGTTCCCCGTGTTTCAACCGGCGCGGCGATTGAGCAAGGCGGTGCATTACGTGATGCCCAGCTTTGTTGACGGCCGGCTGCGCGTGCTGACACCGGGGAACGAGTATCCGGACTTTTTGCGAACCGGACTGGAAAAGCCGGTGGCGCTGAATGTGCCTCTGCCGATTCACACCCCGCGCGGCACGGCGCCGCAAGCTCGCGGCAGCAAGATCCGCCACAACCAGTGGCGATATACGGACTACGATGGCGACGGCGCGGTAGACCTGGTCGTGGGCATAGAAGACTGGAGCGACTACGGCTGGGACGACGCGTGGGACGCCAAAGGAAAATGGCAAAACGGCCCGCTGCACGGTTTCGTCTACCGGCTGCGTAACACGGGCACAACGGCCGCGCCGAACTATGCTGCGCCGGCAATGGTGTTGTCCGATGGCAAACCGGTCGACGCTTTCGGCTGTCCGACGCCGAACTTCGAAGACTTCGACGGGGACGGCGACCTCGATCTGTTGTGCGGAGAGTTTCTGGACGGCTTCACTTATTTCGAGAACGTCGGCACTCGCAGCGCGCCGCGCTATGCCGCGGGCCGACGCTTGGTAACGCGCGACGGAACGGCCCTGACGATGGATTTGCAAATGATCGTGCCGGTGGCTTTTGATTGGGACCGAGATGGTGATATCGACTTAGTCGTAGGAGACGAAGACGGCCGCGTGGCATTGGTCGAGAATTCCGGTGGCCGCACCGCCGACGGCACGCCGATTTTTCTGCCGCCGCGCTATTTCCAGCAGGTCGCCGACGAGTTGAAATGTGGCGCGCTGGCCACGCCGGTAGGGTTCGACTGGGATGGAGACGGCGACACAGATATCGTTTCCGGTAACACGGCCGGCTACCTGGAATGGTTCGCGAATCTCAGCGGCCCGCGCGCGGCTGCCCCGCGTTGGAGCGCGCCGCGACGGCTCAAGGTAGAAGGCAAGCCCTACCGCGTCATGGCGGGTCCCAACGGCAGCATTCAAGGACCGGCGGAAGCGAAATGGGGTTACACAACGCTTTCGGTTGCCGATTGGGACATGGACGATCGGCCGGATATCGTCCTCAATTCGATCTGGGGCCGGGTCGAATGGCTGCGCAACGAGGGAGCGATTGGTACACCGAATTTGAAAGCCGCTCAAAGTGTGGCCGTCGCGTGGCCCGGCCTGCCGCCCAAACCGGCTTGGACCTGGTGGACACCGCGCAGCGACGAGTTGGTAACGCAATGGCGCACCACGCCGGTAGTCTTCGATTTCGACGGTGACGGTCTAACCGATTTGGCCATGCTCGACAGCGAAGGGTATTTGGCGCTGTTTCGTCGCGCGCGGCGCGATGGCAAGCCAATCCTCCTGCCACCGGAACGTGTCTTCGTCGACGAACAAGATCGTCCGTTGCGACTCAACGATCGTCGCGCAGGCGGCAGTGGCCGGCGCAAACTGTGCGTGACCGATTGGAACGGCGATGGCCGCTTCGATTTCCTGATTAACTCGACCAGCGCCGACGTGCTGCTACAACTGGAATCGCCGCTGGGAAGATTCCGCTTTCGCAATAGTGGATCTCTCGTGGCAGAAAATATCGAAGGGCACGACGTCAGCCCCACAGTCGTCGATTTCGACGGCGATGATGTACCGGATTTCCTGGGGGGCGCGGAAGACGGCCATTTCTATTACTTGAAGAACCCCCGGTCGATCGAGAAATAA
- a CDS encoding FeoB-associated Cys-rich membrane protein has protein sequence MTVTFDNLIVLVLVAVAVGYLGSRLWSTLRGKRPGSGCGACANCPSQGADPGPAVISVESLRQSGARAAR, from the coding sequence ATGACCGTAACGTTCGACAATCTGATCGTGCTTGTCCTGGTGGCCGTGGCCGTCGGCTACCTGGGATCGCGTCTCTGGAGCACCCTCCGCGGCAAGCGGCCAGGATCAGGGTGCGGAGCCTGCGCTAACTGCCCGAGCCAGGGGGCCGACCCTGGCCCCGCCGTGATCAGTGTCGAGTCGCTGAGGCAGT